From the Alteromonas sp. CI.11.F.A3 genome, the window TCTGGCCTTTCTTCTGGTGGATACATGGCCACGCAGTTTCATATTGCACATAGCGACTGGGTGAAAGGCGCAGGTATTATTGCTGCAGGGCCTTATTATTGCGCGCAAAATGATATTACCACTGCATTAAACCAATGCGTAAATAAGGTAGATACGCCAATCAACCTAGATGCACTTTCCAGCGTTGCCGTAGACTATGCAAGCGAAGGCAGCATTGCGCCTTTAACGGGCCTTAAAGATGCCAAAGTATGGTTATTTCACGGTACTAACGATGTGCGAGTAACAGCACAAGCCAGCGATTTACTGTACCGCCAATACCAAAATTGGACAGACACTCAAAATATTGTGTACGTGAACGATCAAAGCGCAGCACACCACTTCCCTACCTTGAAAGAAGGCAGTAATTGCAGCGTTTCAGAAAGCCCTTTTATTGGTAACTGTAATTACGATGCAGCGGGCAGTATGTTAAATCACCTGTTACCCAACTTAACCGCACCCGACGATACCGTTTCAGGCAAGGTTTACACTATTTCTCAGCAAAAGCTTTCAGGAAGCGATGGCGAAACCTTGGCCGAAAAAGGATTTGTTTTTGTACCCGAAAACTGTGCAGAAGGTGAATCGTGCAGCTTACATATTAGTTTTCATGGCTGTAATCAATATGCCGAAGTGGTTGGCGATAGCTATGTAACAAAAACCGGTATCAATCGTTGGGCCGATGATAACAATATCGTTGTGTTGTACCCGCAAACTAAAAGATCGTTATTTATGCCATTAAACCCACAAGGTTGCTGGGATTGGTGGGGCTATTCTTCAGATGATTATGCAAATCGAAAAGGCGCTCAAATTTCTGCTGTTACTAATATGATTAAAGGGATTAACACAGGCGCTGCCAATAAAACAACGATGAATACAGGAACGGCAAACAATGACTAAGCGAACCGTATTTATAACTGGTGGTGCAAGCGGTATTGGCTTTGGTATAGCACAAGCCATGTCGAAAGCGGGGCATCATGTGATTATAGCTGATATTAATGAACAAGCTGCACAGCGCGCTGCGAACGATATTCTAAAAGAAGGTGGCAGTGCCAGTGCTATTGAGGTTGATGTGTGCAATGCTCAGCAAGTGGCGGCTTTACCCGACTTGCTCGAGGGGCAAAAAGTAGATGTATTGATTAACAACGCCGGTATTCAGCATGTCTCACGCATTGAAGACTTCCCAAGCGAAAAATGGCAGCAATTAATTAATATAATGCTGGTTGGCCCCGCGCTTTTAACCCAAGCGTTTTTACCTGGCATGCGAGAGCTAAACTTTGGCCGAATTATCAACATTGGTTCAATTCACTCCCTGGTGGCCTCCCCTTATAAATCGGCTTACGTGGCAGCAAAGCATGGCCTACTAGGGTTTGCTAAAACTATCGCCCTTGAAACCGGCGACTGTGATGTCACTATCAACACCCTTTGTCCGGCTTATGTTAAAACACCGCTGGTCGAAAAGCAGATTGCCTCACAGGCCAAAGAAAACAA encodes:
- a CDS encoding PHB depolymerase family esterase: MKTTYKILASVCALYSSVVLSSSANSGNGLPPLNLDVEQATVSGLSSGGYMATQFHIAHSDWVKGAGIIAAGPYYCAQNDITTALNQCVNKVDTPINLDALSSVAVDYASEGSIAPLTGLKDAKVWLFHGTNDVRVTAQASDLLYRQYQNWTDTQNIVYVNDQSAAHHFPTLKEGSNCSVSESPFIGNCNYDAAGSMLNHLLPNLTAPDDTVSGKVYTISQQKLSGSDGETLAEKGFVFVPENCAEGESCSLHISFHGCNQYAEVVGDSYVTKTGINRWADDNNIVVLYPQTKRSLFMPLNPQGCWDWWGYSSDDYANRKGAQISAVTNMIKGINTGAANKTTMNTGTANND
- a CDS encoding 3-hydroxybutyrate dehydrogenase → MTKRTVFITGGASGIGFGIAQAMSKAGHHVIIADINEQAAQRAANDILKEGGSASAIEVDVCNAQQVAALPDLLEGQKVDVLINNAGIQHVSRIEDFPSEKWQQLINIMLVGPALLTQAFLPGMRELNFGRIINIGSIHSLVASPYKSAYVAAKHGLLGFAKTIALETGDCDVTINTLCPAYVKTPLVEKQIASQAKENNFTEEEVINKIMLEPMPKKQFISVDELADTAAFLMSDSARNITGQTMVLDGGWTAR